One Pleurocapsa sp. PCC 7327 DNA segment encodes these proteins:
- a CDS encoding NAD(P)H-quinone oxidoreductase subunit J has product MAEETQSDKPTGEAPEASAIVQAGKISSWLTENGFENTALEVDHLGVELIKVEPEFLIPIATALYAYGFNYLQCQGAYDLGPGKELVSFYHLIKVSDDADRPEEVRLKVFLPRDNPRVPSVYWIWKGADWQERESYDMYGIVYEGHPNLKRILMPEDWVGWPLRKDYVSPDFYELQDAY; this is encoded by the coding sequence GTGGCTGAAGAAACTCAGTCAGATAAGCCGACAGGTGAAGCACCAGAAGCCTCTGCAATTGTCCAGGCGGGTAAGATCTCTAGCTGGCTGACGGAAAATGGCTTCGAGAATACAGCGCTTGAGGTAGATCATTTAGGAGTCGAGCTAATCAAGGTAGAGCCAGAGTTTCTCATTCCTATTGCTACCGCGCTCTATGCCTACGGATTTAACTATCTCCAGTGCCAAGGCGCTTACGATCTCGGTCCCGGAAAAGAGTTAGTTAGTTTTTATCATCTTATCAAGGTCAGTGACGATGCCGATCGCCCTGAAGAAGTTCGACTAAAAGTCTTTCTGCCGCGAGATAATCCTAGGGTGCCTTCGGTATACTGGATTTGGAAAGGAGCCGACTGGCAAGAACGCGAAAGCTACGATATGTATGGCATTGTCTATGAGGGACACCCGAATCTCAAGCGAATTTTGATGCCGGAAGATTGGGTGGGCTGGCCTCTGCGTAAGGATTATGTCTCGCCAGATTTCTATGAATTACAAGATGCCTATTAA
- the ndhK gene encoding photosynthetic/respiratory NAD(P)H-quinone oxidoreductase subunit K has translation MSPNLTTNEAALEQQQKEKILNPINRTQVTQDLSENVILTTVDDLYNWARLSSLWPLLYGTACCFIEFAALIGARFDFDRFGLVPRSSPRQADLIITAGTITMKMAPALVRLYEEMPEPKYVIAMGACTITGGMFSVDSTTAVRGVDKLIPVDVYIPGCPPRPEAIIDAIIKLRKKIANDSIQDRAAVTQQTHRYYSTTHSMKVVEPILTGKYLRAGTREMPPLELTEAMGMPVPPALAASQKQKEEVNRG, from the coding sequence ATGAGTCCTAATTTAACTACCAACGAAGCTGCCCTAGAGCAGCAGCAAAAAGAAAAAATCCTCAATCCAATTAATCGCACTCAGGTCACGCAAGATCTGTCGGAAAATGTCATTTTAACCACTGTAGACGATCTCTACAACTGGGCGCGATTGTCCAGCCTCTGGCCCTTACTGTACGGAACCGCCTGTTGTTTTATTGAATTTGCTGCCTTGATTGGCGCACGGTTTGATTTTGACCGCTTTGGTTTAGTTCCCCGTTCTAGTCCCCGACAAGCAGATTTGATTATCACCGCAGGCACGATTACCATGAAAATGGCACCAGCGCTGGTTCGCCTCTACGAAGAGATGCCAGAACCGAAATATGTCATCGCCATGGGAGCTTGCACTATCACGGGCGGAATGTTTAGCGTTGACTCGACGACGGCAGTCAGAGGAGTCGATAAGCTGATTCCGGTTGATGTTTATATTCCTGGCTGCCCGCCTCGTCCGGAAGCAATTATCGACGCGATTATCAAGCTGCGCAAAAAAATTGCCAATGATTCGATTCAAGATAGAGCAGCGGTAACACAGCAAACCCATCGCTACTATAGCACTACCCACAGTATGAAGGTAGTAGAGCCAATTCTGACGGGTAAATATCTCCGGGCTGGAACTCGCGAAATGCCACCGCTGGAGTTGACCGAAGCGATGGGAATGCCAGTTCCACCCGCTCTAGCAGCGTCACAGAAACAAAAGGAGGAAGTTAACCGTGGCTGA
- the ndhC gene encoding photosynthetic/respiratory NAD(P)H-quinone oxidoreductase subunit C: MFVLSGYEYLLGFLLACSLVPILALTASKLLRPSGGGPERRTTYESGMEPIGGAWIQFNIRYYMFALVFVVFDVETVFLYPWAVAFNRLGLLAFVEALIFIAILVVALVYAWRKGALEWS, translated from the coding sequence GTGTTTGTCCTTTCTGGGTATGAATATTTACTTGGTTTCCTACTAGCTTGCAGCCTAGTTCCTATCCTAGCTCTAACAGCGTCAAAACTTTTACGACCTAGCGGTGGCGGTCCAGAACGACGTACCACCTACGAATCTGGAATGGAACCCATCGGAGGAGCTTGGATTCAGTTCAATATTCGCTATTACATGTTTGCTCTGGTTTTCGTCGTCTTTGACGTAGAAACCGTGTTTTTATATCCTTGGGCAGTTGCCTTTAATCGTCTCGGACTGCTCGCTTTCGTCGAAGCGCTCATTTTTATTGCCATTCTGGTCGTCGCTCTTGTCTATGCTTGGAGAAAAGGCGCTCTAGAATGGTCTTAG
- a CDS encoding MlaD family protein — protein sequence MLRSRTVREGTVGLFALLGLVLFGGLAIWLRGGGFGQRNYQFIAEFSDVSGLQIGAPVRYRGVTVGKIAAMNPGLKNVDVVLEISSANVILPRQVRIQTNRYGLIGEASVDITPLGALPSDTQAFNPLSPDCNSQAIICEGDRLKGDPGVQLFENLARLSELYTDPKFFNSITGAAQSASVAAERIAKLSDVLARLSVTVNREIQGVSDTTEALTKTANETTQFIDNANSLLAENRSTLQRTLNNTSELANSLNSLIEENRTNLSATLNNIDRTSQELQKLVEQVNTGLATSDTQKIVQNLETLVANAAATSTNLRELSGMLNDPANALTLQRTLDSARATFENAQKITSDLDDLTGDPAFRDNLRNLVNGLGNLVSSTQNLERQIQTAQALGIVKQEPERTSRSPQRLKPYSTTVSSNDAKAPLPYLELMSKNIFQSPASFKLFFEPSSKAFPTPSSFQLQGSLPED from the coding sequence ATGCTGCGATCGCGAACGGTTCGAGAAGGCACGGTTGGATTATTTGCCCTGTTGGGATTAGTATTATTTGGCGGACTGGCTATTTGGCTGCGGGGTGGGGGATTCGGTCAACGGAACTACCAATTCATCGCTGAATTTAGTGACGTTAGCGGTCTGCAAATCGGCGCTCCCGTTCGCTATCGAGGCGTGACAGTGGGCAAAATTGCTGCCATGAACCCCGGGCTGAAGAATGTTGATGTCGTTCTAGAAATTTCCTCGGCTAACGTCATTCTTCCCCGCCAGGTGAGAATCCAAACCAATCGCTACGGATTAATCGGCGAAGCATCGGTAGACATCACTCCCCTGGGAGCGCTTCCCTCGGATACTCAGGCTTTCAATCCGCTTAGTCCCGATTGTAATTCCCAAGCAATTATTTGTGAAGGCGATCGCCTCAAGGGCGATCCCGGCGTTCAGCTTTTCGAAAATCTTGCTCGTCTAAGCGAACTTTATACCGATCCAAAATTCTTTAACAGTATTACTGGTGCTGCCCAAAGCGCTTCTGTAGCTGCCGAGCGTATTGCCAAACTAAGCGATGTTTTAGCCCGTTTGTCTGTGACGGTTAACAGAGAAATTCAAGGCGTTTCCGATACAACTGAGGCACTGACGAAAACAGCCAATGAAACAACTCAGTTTATCGACAACGCCAATAGTTTACTCGCAGAAAATCGCAGCACTTTACAGAGGACGCTCAATAATACTTCTGAACTGGCAAACAGTTTGAACAGTTTGATCGAAGAGAATCGAACCAATCTAAGCGCAACCCTCAATAATATCGATCGCACCAGTCAAGAGCTACAAAAGTTGGTAGAACAGGTAAATACGGGACTGGCTACTTCTGACACTCAAAAAATCGTACAGAACTTAGAAACGTTAGTAGCTAATGCAGCCGCAACATCAACCAATCTGCGAGAACTTTCTGGGATGCTCAACGATCCTGCCAATGCCCTAACATTGCAGCGCACCTTGGACTCGGCTAGAGCCACCTTTGAAAATGCCCAGAAAATTACTTCAGACCTAGACGATCTCACTGGCGATCCGGCATTCCGAGACAATCTGCGCAACTTGGTTAACGGACTGGGCAATCTAGTCTCCTCAACTCAGAATTTAGAGCGGCAGATTCAAACGGCACAAGCGCTAGGAATCGTCAAACAAGAACCGGAACGAACGAGCAGATCGCCCCAACGCCTCAAACCTTACAGTACTACGGTCAGCAGTAATGATGCCAAAGCGCCACTGCCCTATTTAGAACTCATGTCTAAAAATATTTTTCAATCCCCTGCCTCTTTTAAGCTTTTTTTCGAGCCATCGTCGAAAGCTTTTCCAACTCCTTCAAGCTTCCAGTTGCAAGGATCGTTACCAGAGGATTAG
- a CDS encoding ABC transporter ATP-binding protein — protein sequence MTQEPLIELRGVCKSFGDKVILDHIDLSIYRGEALVIIGPSGTGKSTVLRAIAGLIPIDSGEIYIKGKRRLGLIEDEEDSLRISLVFQQAALFDSLTVEENVGFFLYQHSKLPGEKIRELVEEKLEVVGLRGIGDRYPAELSGGMRKRVSFARAIMSNPENPQDNPEVLLYDEPTAGLDPIASTVIEDLVRHLQRSPGGCDTYVMVTHQQSTIRRTADRIVFLYDGKIQWQGSCGEIDTTDHPMVRQFFSASVRGPIKVID from the coding sequence ATGACACAAGAGCCTTTGATCGAACTGAGAGGGGTTTGCAAGTCGTTTGGCGACAAGGTGATTCTTGACCACATAGACTTGAGTATCTATCGAGGGGAAGCACTGGTTATTATCGGTCCTTCTGGAACGGGCAAGTCGACAGTCCTACGGGCGATCGCTGGCTTGATTCCCATCGATTCGGGCGAAATCTATATCAAGGGCAAACGGCGGCTAGGATTAATCGAAGATGAAGAGGATAGTCTCCGCATCTCTTTGGTGTTTCAGCAGGCAGCCTTATTCGATTCCCTAACCGTCGAAGAGAACGTTGGTTTTTTTCTCTATCAACACTCCAAGCTCCCTGGCGAGAAAATTCGGGAACTGGTCGAGGAAAAACTCGAAGTGGTGGGGTTACGCGGCATTGGCGATCGCTACCCTGCCGAACTGTCTGGCGGGATGCGCAAACGAGTAAGCTTTGCTAGGGCAATTATGTCCAATCCCGAAAACCCTCAGGATAACCCCGAAGTTCTCCTCTACGACGAACCTACCGCAGGTCTCGATCCCATTGCTTCAACCGTTATCGAAGATTTAGTCCGTCACCTGCAACGCAGTCCGGGAGGATGCGATACCTACGTGATGGTGACACATCAGCAGAGTACGATTCGCCGCACCGCCGATCGCATTGTGTTTCTCTATGACGGGAAAATTCAATGGCAAGGAAGCTGTGGGGAAATCGATACCACCGATCACCCCATGGTACGGCAATTTTTTAGCGCTAGCGTTCGCGGTCCGATCAAAGTCATCGATTGA
- the bchI gene encoding magnesium chelatase ATPase subunit I, translating to MTATLQAPPKTRRVIFPFTAIVGQEEMKLALILNVIDPKIGGVMIMGDRGTGKSTTIRALADLLPEIEVVADDPFNSDPYDPDLMSDRVREQLEKQIPLQIVKKKVPMVDLPLGATEDRVCGTIDIEKALSEGVKAFEPGLLAKANRGILYVDEVNLLDDHLVDVLLDSAASGWNTVEREGISIRHPARFVLVGSGNPEEGELRPQLLDRFGMHAEIHTVKEPALRVQIVEQRSEFDSNPQKFCEKYQPEQEALQEKIINAQKLLPQVEIDYDLRIKISEVCSALDVDGLRGDIVTNRAAKALAAFEGRTTVTVDDIRRVITLALRHRLRKDPLESIESGYKVEKAFNRVFGLEVSEEN from the coding sequence ATGACTGCAACCCTCCAAGCACCTCCAAAGACTCGTCGCGTAATTTTCCCCTTCACCGCGATTGTAGGTCAAGAAGAAATGAAACTCGCTCTCATCCTCAATGTAATCGATCCGAAAATTGGCGGGGTAATGATTATGGGCGATCGCGGCACTGGCAAATCGACGACAATTCGGGCCTTAGCCGATTTATTGCCAGAAATTGAAGTCGTCGCCGACGATCCCTTCAATTCCGATCCCTACGATCCCGATCTAATGAGCGATCGCGTTCGGGAGCAACTAGAGAAACAAATTCCCCTACAAATTGTCAAAAAGAAAGTTCCCATGGTTGACTTGCCTCTAGGAGCCACTGAAGATAGAGTTTGCGGCACGATCGACATTGAAAAAGCCCTCTCCGAAGGGGTGAAAGCCTTTGAACCCGGACTGCTGGCAAAAGCTAATCGAGGCATTCTCTACGTCGATGAAGTCAACTTGCTCGACGATCACCTCGTAGACGTTTTATTGGATTCTGCCGCTAGCGGTTGGAATACCGTCGAACGAGAAGGAATTTCCATTCGCCACCCCGCCCGTTTCGTGCTGGTAGGTTCCGGCAACCCAGAAGAAGGAGAATTGCGACCTCAGTTGCTCGATCGCTTTGGCATGCACGCCGAAATTCACACCGTCAAAGAACCCGCGCTGAGAGTGCAAATCGTCGAGCAGCGCTCCGAATTTGACAGCAATCCCCAAAAATTCTGCGAAAAATACCAACCCGAACAAGAAGCGCTGCAAGAGAAGATTATTAACGCTCAAAAACTTCTGCCCCAAGTCGAAATCGATTACGATTTGCGCATTAAAATTTCCGAAGTTTGTTCCGCTCTCGATGTCGATGGCTTGAGAGGAGATATCGTCACCAATCGCGCCGCTAAAGCCCTAGCAGCCTTTGAAGGGCGCACGACCGTGACGGTAGACGATATTCGTCGGGTAATTACCTTGGCTCTGCGGCACCGACTGCGCAAAGACCCCCTGGAGTCGATCGAATCCGGCTATAAAGTCGAAAAAGCCTTCAATCGGGTATTCGGTTTGGAAGTGTCAGAAGAAAACTAG
- a CDS encoding zinc-binding dehydrogenase produces MYKVVVNAFGGSDQLSIVEEPELTPDSNQVIVRLTSIGMNHADLMARRGEYRLISGAPPFTPGIEGGGYIEAIGDLVTDRHVGQRVILTLDAPASKGIGKGTYQSHYLIAADKTIPAPDEISDEILGAIWYPYLTAWGCLIWRQQLQPGQSVLIPAASSSVAIAASQVVKHYGGIAIGTTTSPDKVEKLQAMPEVRFDHLIVTRNSQWWREVKHLTAGKGPDVIFDPVAAGEFLNQEIRLIANGGTIWIYGLLGKPDVVDVSPLIRKAAAIRGWLINELSGSEREQIAYQHVLECLVNGTYKLPIAAKFSLCDVRHANQAMEKGEHIGKLILIP; encoded by the coding sequence ATGTACAAAGTCGTAGTCAATGCCTTTGGCGGTAGCGACCAACTTTCAATCGTCGAAGAACCCGAGCTCACTCCTGATAGCAACCAAGTTATCGTGCGACTGACCAGCATTGGTATGAATCACGCCGATTTGATGGCACGGCGAGGCGAATATCGCTTGATTTCTGGCGCGCCACCCTTTACGCCAGGAATAGAAGGAGGCGGTTACATCGAAGCCATTGGCGATCTCGTTACGGATCGCCATGTCGGTCAGCGCGTTATCCTGACTTTAGATGCGCCTGCGTCTAAAGGCATCGGCAAAGGCACTTATCAATCTCATTACCTCATTGCTGCCGATAAAACTATCCCTGCTCCTGACGAAATTTCTGATGAGATCCTGGGCGCTATTTGGTATCCCTATCTAACCGCTTGGGGTTGCTTAATTTGGAGGCAGCAACTACAACCCGGACAAAGCGTTCTCATTCCAGCAGCCAGTAGTAGCGTTGCGATCGCAGCTTCTCAGGTAGTCAAGCACTATGGTGGCATTGCGATCGGGACGACCACCAGTCCGGATAAAGTCGAGAAACTACAAGCTATGCCCGAAGTCCGGTTCGACCATTTAATCGTAACGCGCAATTCCCAATGGTGGCGAGAAGTCAAGCACTTAACTGCCGGGAAAGGACCCGATGTCATTTTCGATCCCGTTGCTGCCGGAGAATTCCTCAACCAAGAAATCCGCCTGATAGCCAATGGAGGCACAATTTGGATTTATGGGTTGTTAGGCAAACCGGATGTCGTAGACGTTAGTCCTTTAATTCGTAAAGCTGCGGCGATTCGCGGTTGGTTAATTAACGAACTTTCTGGCAGCGAACGAGAGCAAATCGCCTATCAACATGTTTTAGAATGTCTTGTCAATGGGACATATAAGTTACCTATTGCTGCCAAATTTTCACTCTGCGACGTTCGTCACGCTAATCAAGCAATGGAAAAGGGCGAACATATTGGCAAATTAATTTTAATTCCGTAA
- a CDS encoding transposase codes for MVGTVGRNSGQVRLRVVRNTTGEILVNHVHQFTVIESQLFTDESASYNHVIRPHATVCHSQHEWARDDEGDGLREVHVNTVEGMWTDMRNFLSSFKGVHQERLSGYVAIFEFKGNLKRICPAFIASLVTPHTSYL; via the coding sequence GTGGTTGGAACGGTTGGACGAAACAGTGGGCAAGTCCGATTGCGAGTAGTGAGGAACACTACAGGTGAAATACTGGTTAATCATGTGCATCAATTCACAGTAATTGAGAGTCAGCTCTTCACTGACGAATCAGCCAGTTATAATCACGTCATTCGTCCTCATGCTACTGTTTGTCATAGTCAGCATGAATGGGCAAGGGATGATGAGGGAGATGGGCTTCGAGAAGTTCATGTCAACACAGTTGAAGGGATGTGGACAGATATGAGGAATTTCTTGAGCTCCTTTAAGGGTGTTCACCAAGAGCGCCTGAGTGGTTATGTTGCTATTTTTGAGTTCAAGGGAAACCTCAAACGCATCTGCCCTGCCTTCATTGCCTCACTGGTTACTCCGCACACTTCTTACTTATGA
- a CDS encoding glutathione S-transferase family protein — MKSSKKRKSLPPKAIIKLGRFVWTSLWHLMMSNLAPRSQSGEYVRPASAFRNSVGTEPENPYQPAAGRYCLYVGWGCPWAHRTLIVRTIKGLEAAIPVTIVSPAPEEGGWAFEKPEEGCRTLAEFYQKAQPGYEGRCTVPVLFDRQTKTIVNNESAEIIVMLNSQFNKWATNPALDLYPEELKEKIDWWNEKIYSAVNNGVYRCGFAQTQEAYEKACNELFAVLDEIDAVLAGSRYLCGDRVTLADVRLFTTLFRFDIVYYGLFKCNRKRIRDYTNLGGYLCDLYQLPGVADTCNLEAVKREYYGNLFPLNPGGIIPIGPEITNLLEPHNRERVGVSVN, encoded by the coding sequence ATGAAAAGTAGCAAAAAGAGAAAGTCGCTGCCGCCAAAAGCTATTATCAAACTTGGAAGGTTTGTCTGGACGAGTCTGTGGCATTTAATGATGTCAAATCTCGCTCCGCGCAGCCAGTCGGGAGAATACGTTCGCCCTGCCAGTGCCTTTAGAAACTCTGTCGGTACGGAACCAGAAAACCCTTATCAACCAGCAGCAGGACGCTACTGCCTCTATGTAGGATGGGGCTGCCCTTGGGCGCACCGAACCCTTATTGTCAGAACTATCAAGGGACTTGAAGCCGCCATCCCCGTCACTATCGTATCCCCTGCGCCAGAAGAGGGCGGTTGGGCGTTTGAGAAGCCAGAGGAAGGCTGCCGCACCCTAGCCGAATTTTACCAAAAAGCCCAGCCAGGTTACGAAGGACGTTGTACCGTTCCGGTGCTTTTCGATCGACAAACGAAAACCATCGTCAATAACGAGAGTGCAGAAATTATCGTCATGCTCAACTCTCAGTTTAACAAGTGGGCAACCAATCCCGCTTTAGACCTTTACCCAGAAGAACTTAAGGAAAAGATCGACTGGTGGAACGAGAAGATTTACAGCGCAGTAAACAATGGCGTATACCGCTGTGGCTTTGCCCAAACCCAGGAGGCATACGAAAAAGCCTGTAACGAGCTATTTGCGGTCTTGGACGAGATTGATGCAGTACTAGCAGGGAGTCGATATTTGTGCGGCGATCGCGTTACCCTAGCAGACGTGCGTCTTTTTACTACCCTGTTCCGCTTCGATATTGTTTACTATGGATTGTTTAAGTGCAACCGCAAAAGAATTCGGGACTACACCAATCTGGGAGGCTACCTGTGCGACTTGTATCAGCTTCCTGGCGTAGCCGATACCTGCAACCTAGAGGCAGTCAAGCGCGAGTACTATGGGAACCTATTTCCGCTCAATCCCGGCGGCATCATTCCCATTGGTCCAGAAATAACCAACCTCCTCGAACCTCATAATCGAGAAAGGGTAGGCGTTTCAGTAAATTAA
- a CDS encoding GNAT family N-acetyltransferase — protein sequence MRQFSSSLPNKCILRRASSRDMWRIRKLVLLARLDPTQLRQSQFWVIECERKIVACGQLRSFEGAQELGSVVVAPAWRDRSLGTYLVGHLIQSATQPLYLECLGARLASFYGCLGFIPVSWQALPPPLKRKFGLSNLAARIFQLPLTLMQCVIGIKNKGRVTNE from the coding sequence ATGAGACAATTTTCTTCTAGCCTACCGAATAAATGTATCCTCCGTCGGGCAAGCTCTAGAGATATGTGGAGGATTCGCAAATTGGTGCTGCTAGCTCGATTAGATCCAACTCAGTTGCGCCAATCGCAGTTTTGGGTCATTGAATGCGAGAGAAAGATCGTTGCCTGCGGACAATTACGTTCCTTTGAGGGAGCGCAGGAACTGGGAAGCGTAGTCGTTGCCCCAGCTTGGCGCGATCGCAGTTTGGGAACTTATCTAGTGGGACATCTCATTCAATCTGCGACCCAACCTCTTTATTTAGAATGTCTTGGTGCTAGGCTAGCATCGTTTTACGGTTGTTTGGGGTTTATCCCCGTTTCCTGGCAAGCACTGCCGCCGCCTCTGAAGCGGAAATTTGGTCTTTCTAATTTAGCGGCTAGGATCTTTCAACTGCCCTTAACCCTAATGCAGTGTGTCATTGGGATAAAGAACAAAGGACGAGTGACCAATGAATGA